Proteins co-encoded in one Streptomyces roseochromogenus subsp. oscitans DS 12.976 genomic window:
- the hypD gene encoding hydrogenase formation protein HypD has protein sequence MKYIDEFNDPDLARRLLDEIHATVTRPWALMEVCGGQTHTIIRHGIDQLLPDAVELIHGPGCPVCVTPLDVIDKALEIAARPGVIFCSFGDMLRVPGTDRDLFRVKGEGGDVRVVYSPLDALDLARKNPDRQVVFFAIGFETTAPANAMAVHQARRLGLGNFSLLVSHVRVPPAIEAIMTAPECRVQAFLAAGHVCSVMGIAEYPELADRHRVPVVVTGFEPLDILEGIRRAVRQLERGEHRVENAYPRAVREQGNPAALSMLEEVFEVTDRNWRGIGPIPASGWRLSETYRAYDAEHRFDVTGIRTEEPAVCRAGEVLQGLIKPTECEAFGTACTPRTPLGATMVSSEGACAAYHLYRRMPGGPAQRGSRIPREELNTVG, from the coding sequence GTGAAGTACATCGACGAGTTCAACGACCCTGATCTGGCACGGCGGTTGCTCGACGAGATCCATGCCACGGTCACCCGCCCCTGGGCGCTGATGGAGGTGTGCGGCGGCCAGACCCACACCATCATCCGTCACGGCATCGACCAACTCCTGCCAGATGCAGTGGAGTTGATTCATGGCCCCGGCTGTCCGGTGTGTGTCACGCCGCTCGATGTCATCGACAAGGCCCTGGAGATCGCCGCCCGCCCCGGGGTGATCTTCTGTTCCTTCGGGGACATGCTGCGCGTGCCCGGCACCGACCGCGACCTGTTCCGGGTCAAGGGCGAGGGCGGCGACGTACGCGTGGTGTACTCACCGCTGGACGCGCTCGACCTCGCCCGCAAGAACCCGGACCGCCAGGTCGTGTTCTTCGCCATCGGCTTCGAGACGACCGCCCCCGCCAACGCCATGGCCGTCCACCAGGCCCGGCGGCTCGGACTCGGCAACTTCAGCCTGCTGGTCTCCCATGTCCGGGTCCCACCCGCGATCGAGGCCATCATGACGGCACCGGAGTGCAGGGTCCAGGCCTTCCTCGCCGCCGGGCACGTGTGCAGCGTGATGGGCATCGCCGAGTACCCCGAGCTGGCCGACCGGCACCGCGTACCCGTCGTCGTGACCGGCTTCGAGCCGCTGGACATCCTTGAGGGCATCCGCCGCGCCGTCCGCCAACTGGAGCGCGGCGAGCACCGCGTGGAGAACGCCTACCCGCGTGCCGTACGGGAGCAGGGCAACCCGGCCGCTCTGAGCATGCTGGAGGAGGTCTTCGAGGTCACCGACCGCAACTGGCGCGGTATCGGCCCCATCCCCGCCAGCGGCTGGCGGCTGTCCGAGACCTACCGGGCCTACGACGCCGAGCACCGCTTCGACGTCACCGGGATCCGCACCGAGGAGCCCGCCGTGTGCCGTGCCGGCGAGGTGCTGCAGGGGCTGATCAAGCCGACCGAGTGCGAGGCCTTCGGCACCGCCTGCACCCCGCGCACCCCGCTCGGCGCCACCATGGTCTCCAGCGAGGGCGCCTGCGCGGCCTACCACCTCTACCGTCGGATGCCCGGCGGCCCGGCACAGCGGGGATCCCGCATTCCACGGGAGGAGCTGAACACCGTTGGCTGA
- the hypE gene encoding hydrogenase expression/formation protein HypE, translating into MADTATEAAVDPANWTCPAPLRDQPVVVMGHGGGGALSAELIEQVFAPAYGNPTLAALTDSAVLDLGGARLAFSTDSYVVRPLFFPGGSLGDLAVNGTVNDLAMSGARPAYLSTAFVLEEGVALDVVGRVAQAIGAAAEAAGVTIATGDTKVVESGHGDGVYVTTAGVGLVPDGVDIRPQRAQPGDAVLVSGPIGLHGVAVMSVREGLEFGVEIASDTAPLAGLVAAMLAVTKDIHVLRDPTRGGLGASLNEIARASGTGVRLRERAVPVPDEVANACGFLGLDPLYVANEGRLVAFVPPRHAEAVLAAMRAHPQGGGAAIIGECVEDHPGMVVAATGLGGTRVVDLPLGEQLPRIC; encoded by the coding sequence TTGGCTGACACGGCTACCGAAGCGGCCGTCGACCCCGCGAACTGGACCTGCCCCGCACCCCTGCGCGACCAGCCGGTCGTCGTCATGGGCCACGGCGGAGGCGGCGCCCTGTCCGCGGAACTGATCGAGCAGGTCTTCGCCCCCGCCTACGGCAACCCCACCCTGGCCGCCCTCACCGACTCCGCCGTCCTCGACCTCGGCGGCGCCCGGCTGGCCTTCTCCACCGACTCCTACGTCGTACGGCCGCTGTTCTTCCCCGGCGGCAGCCTCGGCGACCTCGCCGTCAACGGCACCGTGAACGACCTGGCGATGAGCGGCGCCCGGCCCGCCTACCTGTCCACGGCCTTCGTCCTGGAAGAAGGTGTGGCCCTGGACGTCGTCGGCCGGGTCGCCCAGGCCATCGGCGCGGCGGCCGAGGCCGCGGGCGTCACCATCGCCACCGGCGACACCAAGGTGGTCGAGTCCGGGCACGGCGACGGCGTCTACGTCACCACCGCGGGCGTCGGCCTGGTGCCCGACGGAGTCGACATCCGCCCGCAGCGCGCCCAGCCGGGTGACGCCGTCCTCGTCAGCGGACCCATCGGGCTGCACGGCGTGGCCGTCATGAGCGTCCGCGAGGGCCTGGAGTTCGGCGTCGAGATCGCCTCCGACACCGCGCCGCTGGCCGGCCTCGTAGCGGCGATGCTGGCGGTCACGAAGGACATCCACGTCCTGCGCGACCCGACCCGGGGCGGGCTCGGCGCGTCCCTGAACGAGATCGCCCGCGCCTCCGGCACCGGAGTCCGGCTGCGCGAACGGGCCGTTCCGGTCCCCGACGAGGTCGCGAACGCCTGCGGTTTCCTCGGCCTGGACCCGCTGTACGTCGCCAACGAGGGCCGGCTCGTCGCCTTCGTACCCCCGCGGCACGCCGAGGCCGTCCTCGCGGCGATGCGCGCCCACCCGCAGGGCGGCGGCGCGGCGATCATCGGGGAGTGCGTCGAGGACCACCCGGGCATGGTGGTGGCCGCCACCGGCCTCGGCGGCACCCGCGTGGTGGACCTGCCGCTCGGGGAGCAGCTGCCCCGCATCTGCTGA
- the hypA gene encoding hydrogenase maturation nickel metallochaperone HypA codes for MHELSIATAIVEQAEEIARADGTDRVTAVTVRVGELAGVVPDALHFAFEVARDGTALAGARLVVEQVTARAWCGGCAQEFAVGMPPFFWCPACDRPSQELRCGRELEISGLEG; via the coding sequence GTGCACGAGTTGTCGATCGCGACCGCGATCGTGGAACAGGCCGAGGAAATCGCCCGCGCGGACGGGACGGACCGTGTGACCGCCGTGACCGTCCGCGTCGGGGAGCTGGCCGGTGTCGTGCCGGACGCGCTGCACTTCGCCTTCGAGGTGGCCCGCGACGGTACGGCGCTCGCCGGGGCGCGGCTGGTCGTGGAGCAGGTGACCGCGCGGGCCTGGTGCGGCGGGTGTGCCCAGGAGTTCGCGGTCGGCATGCCGCCGTTCTTCTGGTGCCCGGCCTGCGACCGGCCCTCGCAGGAGCTGCGATGCGGCCGGGAGCTGGAGATCTCGGGCCTCGAAGGGTGA
- a CDS encoding DUF5947 family protein, translating into MTVDGALARVIRSAGRRAATAETEVCELCAARVAEGHAHLYDIGAARVRCVCGPCSVLFADDGAGRYRLVPRRRLRLPPVDTGVLGVPVGLVFFVPRSDGTVTAQGPSPAGAMRWEVDAAAWRRLAGTVPQLASMAPDVEALLVNTVRGLDEHWIVPVDDCYRMIALVRREWRGLSGGGRVWPAVEQFFKELTERS; encoded by the coding sequence GTGACCGTGGACGGAGCACTCGCCCGGGTCATCCGCTCCGCGGGCAGGCGGGCGGCGACGGCCGAGACCGAGGTCTGTGAGCTGTGCGCCGCCCGGGTGGCCGAGGGACACGCCCATCTGTACGACATCGGTGCCGCGCGGGTGCGGTGCGTGTGCGGTCCCTGCTCGGTGCTGTTCGCCGACGACGGGGCGGGCCGCTACCGGCTGGTGCCCCGGCGGCGGCTGCGGCTGCCGCCGGTCGACACGGGGGTGCTGGGCGTCCCGGTGGGCCTGGTGTTCTTCGTTCCACGGTCCGACGGCACGGTCACCGCGCAGGGACCGAGCCCGGCCGGGGCCATGCGCTGGGAGGTGGACGCGGCGGCCTGGCGGCGGCTGGCCGGCACAGTCCCGCAGCTCGCGTCCATGGCACCCGACGTGGAGGCGCTGCTGGTGAACACCGTGCGTGGCCTCGACGAACACTGGATCGTGCCGGTCGACGACTGCTACCGGATGATCGCCCTGGTCCGCCGCGAGTGGCGCGGGCTGTCCGGTGGCGGACGGGTCTGGCCGGCCGTAGAACAGTTCTTCAAGGAGCTGACCGAGCGGTCGTGA
- a CDS encoding NifU family protein — MADAGRLSDPAVEARLARLDEVLAALEATPGPALEAVRLLTEVYGEALARVLDHADERLRERLAADELAGHLLVLHGIHPESPERRAARAVEKLRPAVRGTGGDLEWAGVEGRVARVRLSSGGGCGSGCGAGSSDVSEAVRAAVLAVAPELTSVETVPYERRAAPAFVPLSTIGRRGVPQKAR; from the coding sequence ATGGCTGACGCCGGGCGGCTGTCCGACCCGGCGGTGGAGGCGCGGCTCGCCCGGCTCGACGAGGTGCTGGCCGCGCTGGAGGCCACGCCCGGCCCGGCCCTGGAGGCGGTGCGGCTGCTGACCGAGGTCTACGGCGAGGCGCTCGCCCGGGTGCTGGACCACGCGGACGAGCGGCTGCGGGAGCGGCTGGCCGCCGACGAGCTGGCCGGGCACCTGCTGGTCCTGCACGGGATCCACCCGGAGTCCCCGGAGCGCCGGGCCGCTCGTGCGGTCGAGAAGCTGCGGCCCGCGGTGCGTGGGACCGGCGGTGACCTGGAGTGGGCCGGGGTCGAGGGGCGGGTGGCGCGGGTGCGCCTGAGCTCCGGCGGCGGGTGCGGTTCCGGGTGCGGCGCCGGCTCTTCCGATGTGAGCGAGGCGGTCCGGGCGGCGGTGCTGGCGGTCGCTCCCGAGCTGACCTCGGTGGAGACGGTGCCGTACGAACGCCGGGCGGCACCGGCGTTCGTACCGCTGAGCACGATCGGGCGCCGGGGCGTGCCGCAGAAGGCGCGGTGA
- a CDS encoding nickel-dependent hydrogenase large subunit, producing the protein MTTTDSRSTKRKPAQIVDMSWDPITRIIGNLGIYTKIDFANREVVECHSTSSLFRGYSVFMKGKDPRDAGFITSRICGICGDNHTTCSNYAQQMAYGVKPPKLAEHITNLGEAAEYIFDHTIFQDNLVFVDFCEAMVKATNPGVLTRAERTDAPRGDVHGYRTIADIMKAFNPFEGEVYKEALKVSRITREMFCLMEGRHVHPSTMYPGGVGTMPQPNTFTDYLSRLMRVIDFIKKAVAMNDDVFDFFYEALPGYEEVGKRRILLGCWGAFQNPDVVDYRYANMDRWGKAMYVTPGIVVDGQLVTNNLIDINLGLRIMLGSSYYEDWVNEQPFVTHDPLGNPVDMRHPWNQTTVPVPQKRDFDGNYSWVMSPRWHHPQTGEHLALDTGGGPLARLWSTALSGLVDTPYVKAVDGGIRITLPKGEKLPETTLEWRIPKWSNTLERDRARPYFIAYAAAMALQFLEEATGMLKSGDTKVYENFEVPDEAIGCGFHEAVRGVLSHHLVIRDKKIANYHPYPPTPWNASPRDVHGIPGPYEDAVQGQPIFEENGPDDFKGVDIMRTVRSFDPCLPCGVHMYMGKGKTLTTVHSPTYGANHG; encoded by the coding sequence ATGACGACCACCGACTCCCGGTCCACCAAACGCAAGCCCGCCCAGATCGTCGACATGTCCTGGGATCCGATCACCCGGATCATCGGCAATCTCGGTATCTACACGAAGATCGACTTCGCCAACCGGGAAGTCGTGGAGTGTCACAGCACCTCGTCGCTGTTCCGCGGCTATTCGGTGTTCATGAAGGGCAAGGACCCGCGTGACGCCGGGTTCATCACCTCGCGGATCTGCGGTATCTGCGGCGACAACCACACCACCTGCTCCAACTACGCCCAGCAGATGGCGTACGGCGTGAAGCCGCCGAAGCTGGCCGAGCACATCACGAACCTCGGCGAGGCGGCGGAGTACATCTTCGACCACACGATCTTCCAGGACAACCTGGTCTTCGTGGACTTCTGCGAGGCGATGGTCAAGGCCACCAACCCCGGTGTCCTGACCCGCGCCGAACGCACGGACGCGCCCCGCGGCGACGTCCACGGCTACCGGACCATCGCCGACATCATGAAGGCCTTCAACCCCTTCGAGGGCGAGGTCTACAAGGAGGCGCTGAAGGTCAGCCGGATCACCCGGGAGATGTTCTGCCTGATGGAGGGGCGGCACGTGCACCCGTCCACGATGTATCCGGGCGGGGTCGGCACGATGCCGCAGCCGAACACCTTCACCGACTACCTCAGCCGCCTCATGCGCGTCATCGACTTCATCAAGAAGGCGGTGGCGATGAACGACGACGTCTTCGACTTCTTCTACGAGGCGCTGCCGGGCTACGAGGAGGTCGGCAAGCGCCGTATCCTGCTGGGCTGCTGGGGCGCCTTCCAGAACCCGGACGTGGTCGACTACCGCTACGCGAACATGGACCGGTGGGGCAAGGCGATGTACGTCACCCCCGGCATCGTCGTCGACGGACAACTGGTCACCAACAACCTGATCGACATCAACCTCGGCCTGCGCATCATGCTCGGCAGCTCCTACTACGAGGACTGGGTCAACGAACAGCCCTTCGTCACCCACGACCCGCTCGGCAACCCCGTCGACATGCGCCACCCGTGGAACCAGACCACGGTGCCGGTGCCGCAGAAGCGGGACTTCGACGGCAACTACAGCTGGGTGATGAGCCCGCGCTGGCACCACCCGCAGACCGGCGAGCACCTCGCGCTGGACACGGGCGGCGGGCCGCTCGCCCGGCTGTGGTCGACCGCGCTGAGCGGCCTGGTCGACACGCCGTACGTCAAGGCCGTCGACGGCGGCATCCGGATCACCCTGCCCAAGGGCGAGAAGCTGCCGGAGACGACCTTGGAGTGGCGCATCCCGAAGTGGAGCAACACCCTCGAACGCGACCGTGCCCGGCCGTACTTCATCGCCTACGCCGCCGCCATGGCCCTGCAGTTCCTGGAGGAGGCGACGGGGATGCTCAAGAGCGGCGACACAAAGGTGTACGAGAACTTCGAGGTGCCGGACGAGGCGATCGGCTGCGGCTTCCACGAGGCGGTGCGCGGGGTCCTCTCCCACCACCTGGTGATCCGGGACAAGAAGATCGCCAACTACCACCCGTACCCGCCGACCCCGTGGAACGCCAGCCCCCGCGACGTCCACGGCATCCCGGGCCCCTACGAGGACGCCGTGCAGGGCCAGCCGATCTTCGAGGAGAACGGGCCGGACGACTTCAAGGGCGTCGACATCATGCGCACCGTGCGCAGCTTCGACCCCTGTCTGCCGTGCGGGGTCCATATGTACATGGGCAAGGGCAAGACCCTGACCACGGTGCACTCGCCCACGTACGGGGCGAACCATGGCTGA
- a CDS encoding hydrogenase expression protein HypE yields MTTQSGTTEAKASNGFDEITILWISEGMSCDGDTVSLTAAGQPSIEDVVLGLIPGLPKVNLVNKVLSPSLGGEDFLAPYRAAARGELEPFILVIEGSIPNQNIIQGDGYWTSFGNDPETGEPQTLNSWIDQLAPRAWAVVAAGTCATFGGIHAMAGNPTGCMGLADYLGWEFKARSGLPVVNVPGCPIQPENFMETLVWVLQHAAGAAPPPPLDHMLRPQWLFGKTVHEGCDRAAYYEQADFAKDYNSPKCQVKVGCWGPVVNCNVPKRGWMAGVGGCPNVGGICIGCTMPSFPDAFMPFMDEPPGGTLSTMLVKPYGAVVRRLRGLTNDMVNHEPKWRHNKRKLTSGYDPHWRA; encoded by the coding sequence GTGTCGCTGACCGCCGCGGGACAGCCGTCCATCGAGGACGTGGTCCTCGGCCTCATCCCGGGCCTGCCGAAGGTGAACCTCGTCAACAAGGTGCTCTCGCCCAGTCTGGGCGGCGAGGACTTCCTGGCCCCGTACCGGGCGGCGGCCCGCGGCGAGCTGGAGCCGTTCATCCTGGTGATCGAGGGCTCGATCCCGAACCAGAACATCATCCAGGGCGACGGCTACTGGACGTCGTTCGGCAACGACCCCGAGACCGGCGAGCCGCAGACCCTGAACTCGTGGATCGACCAACTCGCGCCCCGTGCCTGGGCGGTGGTGGCCGCCGGGACCTGTGCGACGTTCGGCGGCATCCACGCCATGGCCGGCAACCCGACCGGCTGCATGGGCCTCGCGGACTACCTGGGCTGGGAGTTCAAGGCGCGCTCGGGGCTGCCGGTGGTCAACGTGCCCGGGTGTCCGATCCAGCCGGAGAACTTCATGGAGACGCTGGTCTGGGTGCTGCAGCACGCGGCCGGTGCCGCTCCCCCGCCGCCGCTGGACCACATGCTGCGTCCGCAGTGGCTGTTCGGGAAGACCGTCCACGAGGGCTGCGACCGGGCCGCGTACTACGAGCAGGCCGACTTCGCGAAGGACTACAACTCCCCCAAGTGCCAGGTGAAGGTGGGCTGCTGGGGTCCGGTCGTCAACTGCAACGTGCCCAAGCGCGGCTGGATGGCCGGCGTCGGCGGCTGCCCGAACGTCGGCGGCATCTGCATCGGCTGTACGATGCCGAGCTTCCCCGACGCCTTCATGCCGTTCATGGACGAACCCCCGGGCGGCACCCTGTCGACCATGCTCGTCAAGCCGTACGGAGCCGTCGTCCGCCGGCTGCGCGGCCTGACCAACGACATGGTGAACCACGAGCCCAAGTGGCGCCACAACAAGCGCAAGCTCACCAGCGGTTACGACCCGCACTGGCGCGCCTGA